From the Flavobacterium galactosidilyticum genome, one window contains:
- a CDS encoding PDZ domain-containing protein, with amino-acid sequence MAKRLLLLLLNLFLLPVFAQQGFQFEKEINKVSVPFKLINNLIFVPIKVNGVELNFLLDTGVSETILFSLEEKKEVLFSNTEKILLKGLGNQIAVEGLKSKNNVLEFSSLKMPNHLLYIVLDPDFNLSSHIGIPVNGIVGYQFFRNNLVEINYRKKKIIVFKDIPKNRKKIERKFDAMAITVEKFKPYIKGIVTLDDHSTPLKLLVDIGNSDAVWLFQDRSKFIKVPEKSFDDYLGKGFSGDVLGKRGKIERMVMSNFEFNNPIAAFPDSSSIRNVTMVPDRMGSVGGEIMKRFDVVFDYQNEQLFLKKNSNYSQPFSYNKSGVEIQHNGLQWVQETVPMEMVKTPRANSEVNVYSAKTEFKYKFQVKPLYEIANVRANSPAAIAGLLKGDIIIKINNNPTYKYSLQDIITLFRSDVDKWITLEIERKNESRKFKFQLNDIL; translated from the coding sequence ATGGCAAAAAGACTTTTATTACTACTACTGAATCTGTTTTTGTTGCCCGTTTTCGCGCAGCAAGGATTTCAGTTTGAAAAAGAGATTAATAAAGTCAGCGTACCTTTTAAATTAATTAATAATTTGATTTTCGTACCTATTAAAGTAAATGGTGTCGAATTAAATTTTCTTTTAGATACTGGTGTCTCAGAGACTATACTTTTTAGTTTAGAAGAAAAAAAAGAAGTACTCTTCTCTAATACAGAGAAAATATTGTTGAAAGGTTTAGGAAATCAAATCGCGGTAGAAGGCTTAAAATCGAAAAATAATGTATTAGAATTTAGCAGTTTGAAAATGCCGAATCACTTGCTGTATATCGTTTTAGATCCTGACTTTAATTTATCGTCACATATAGGAATTCCGGTCAATGGGATTGTGGGTTATCAATTTTTTAGAAATAATTTGGTGGAAATTAATTATCGTAAAAAGAAGATTATAGTTTTTAAAGACATTCCAAAAAACAGAAAGAAAATTGAGAGGAAATTCGATGCTATGGCAATAACAGTCGAAAAGTTTAAACCGTATATTAAAGGCATTGTTACCCTCGACGACCATTCAACACCACTAAAGTTATTAGTTGATATTGGGAACAGTGATGCCGTATGGTTGTTTCAAGATCGTTCTAAGTTTATTAAAGTTCCCGAAAAAAGCTTTGATGATTATTTAGGTAAAGGATTTAGTGGCGATGTCTTAGGGAAACGAGGCAAAATTGAAAGAATGGTAATGTCAAATTTTGAGTTTAATAACCCAATAGCTGCATTTCCAGATTCGTCATCTATCAGAAATGTTACGATGGTACCAGATAGGATGGGTTCAGTGGGAGGTGAAATTATGAAGAGGTTTGATGTAGTCTTTGATTATCAAAATGAGCAACTTTTTCTAAAAAAAAATAGTAACTATTCTCAACCTTTTAGTTACAATAAAAGTGGTGTTGAAATTCAGCATAATGGATTACAGTGGGTTCAAGAAACAGTGCCAATGGAAATGGTTAAAACCCCAAGAGCAAACAGTGAGGTCAATGTTTATAGTGCAAAAACGGAATTTAAATATAAATTTCAAGTGAAGCCACTTTACGAAATTGCAAATGTGCGAGCGAATTCTCCAGCCGCAATTGCAGGATTGTTGAAAGGTGATATTATTATCAAAATTAATAATAATCCTACTTACAAATATTCTTTACAAGACATTATTACGCTATTCCGGTCTGATGTTGATAAATGGATTACGCTAGAAATAGAACGTAAAAATGAAAGTAGAAAGTTTAAATTTCAGCTAAATGATATTTTGTAA
- a CDS encoding pyridoxal phosphate-dependent aminotransferase: protein MPKISHKGDLMPESPIRKLVPYSEIAKKKGNKVYHLNIGQPDIKTPEVAIQAVKNLDLTILEYSHSAGNESYRKKLAAYYTNHGIPVNTEDIIVTTGGSEALMFAMGSTMDQGDEIIIPEPFYANYNGFSTASGINVVPVISTIDTGFSLPAIADFEKLITSKTKAILICNPGNPTGYLYSKEEIIQLADLVKKHDLFLISDEVYREFTYDGDIHYSVMNVPGLEEHAIMIDSVSKRYSMCGARIGCIVSKNKELMATAMKFAQARLSPPTIEQIASEAALDTPQSYFDEVISEYRERRDTLIEELNKIEGVVVSKPKGAFYCIAQLPIDNADAFAQWLLESYDLNGETVMVAPAAGFYSTPGMGLSEVRIAYVLKKEDLVSAVRILKAAIPVYNALQAKS, encoded by the coding sequence ATGCCAAAAATATCACACAAAGGCGATTTAATGCCTGAATCTCCTATTAGAAAACTAGTTCCCTACTCAGAAATAGCTAAGAAAAAAGGTAATAAAGTTTATCATTTGAACATTGGTCAACCTGACATTAAAACTCCTGAAGTTGCCATTCAAGCAGTTAAAAATTTAGATTTAACAATTCTTGAATACAGTCATTCTGCAGGAAATGAAAGTTACAGAAAAAAATTAGCTGCATACTATACTAATCATGGTATTCCTGTAAACACTGAAGATATCATTGTCACAACAGGTGGATCAGAAGCTTTGATGTTTGCTATGGGAAGCACAATGGATCAAGGGGATGAAATCATTATTCCAGAACCTTTTTACGCTAATTACAATGGATTTTCAACAGCGTCTGGTATTAATGTAGTACCTGTTATTTCGACTATAGATACTGGTTTTTCATTACCAGCCATTGCTGATTTTGAAAAATTAATTACTTCAAAAACAAAAGCGATTCTTATTTGCAATCCTGGAAACCCAACTGGATATTTATACTCTAAGGAAGAAATCATACAATTAGCTGATTTAGTCAAAAAACATGATTTATTTTTGATCTCAGATGAAGTATATCGTGAATTTACTTACGATGGAGATATTCATTATTCTGTAATGAATGTTCCTGGACTTGAAGAACATGCAATCATGATTGATTCAGTTTCTAAAAGATATAGTATGTGCGGCGCTAGAATAGGCTGTATTGTTTCTAAAAATAAAGAGCTAATGGCAACGGCTATGAAATTTGCACAAGCGAGACTTAGCCCGCCAACAATTGAACAAATTGCTAGTGAAGCAGCATTAGACACTCCACAAAGTTATTTTGACGAAGTAATTTCAGAATATAGAGAACGTAGAGACACTTTAATCGAAGAATTAAACAAAATAGAAGGTGTTGTAGTAAGCAAACCAAAAGGTGCTTTTTACTGTATCGCTCAATTGCCTATTGACAATGCTGATGCCTTTGCACAATGGCTTTTAGAAAGCTATGATTTGAATGGCGAAACTGTAATGGTCGCTCCGGCGGCTGGCTTCTACTCTACTCCAGGAATGGGATTAAGTGAAGTTCGGATTGCTTACGTATTAAAGAAAGAAGACTTAGTAAGTGCTGTAAGAATATTAAAAGCAGCAATTCCTGTGTATAATGCATTGCAGGCAAAGTCATAA
- the folE gene encoding GTP cyclohydrolase I FolE, translating to MINKEEFQDEIGDNHVSLSAKNPLRDDAFAISDDEKIEKIKKDVESILLTLGMDLTDDSLKGTPNRVAKMFVKEIFGGLNPERKPKASTFDNNYKYGEMLVEKNIIVYSTCEHHLLPIIGRAHVAYISNGTVIGLSKMNRIVEYYSKRPQVQERLTMQIVQELQLALGTEDVACVIDAKHLCVNSRGISDIESSTVTSEFGGKFKDNVTRREFLDYIKLETKF from the coding sequence ATGATAAATAAAGAAGAATTCCAAGACGAAATAGGAGATAATCACGTTAGTTTATCCGCAAAGAATCCTTTACGAGATGATGCTTTCGCTATTTCTGATGATGAGAAAATAGAAAAAATAAAAAAAGACGTTGAGAGCATTCTGCTAACTTTAGGAATGGACTTAACAGATGATAGTTTAAAAGGCACACCTAATCGTGTAGCTAAAATGTTTGTCAAAGAAATTTTTGGAGGTTTGAATCCTGAAAGAAAGCCAAAAGCTTCCACTTTTGACAATAACTACAAATACGGTGAAATGTTAGTTGAAAAAAACATCATCGTATATTCTACCTGTGAGCACCATCTTTTACCAATTATAGGAAGAGCGCATGTGGCTTACATTTCTAACGGAACCGTTATTGGCTTATCTAAAATGAACCGAATTGTCGAATATTACTCAAAAAGACCTCAAGTGCAAGAGCGTTTGACGATGCAAATTGTTCAAGAATTACAATTGGCTTTAGGAACTGAAGATGTAGCTTGCGTTATTGACGCTAAACACCTTTGCGTAAATTCAAGAGGAATCAGTGATATTGAAAGTAGCACTGTAACTTCAGAATTTGGCGGAAAATTTAAAGATAATGTAACTCGCAGAGAGTTTTTAGATTATATCAAATTAGAGACTAAGTTCTAA
- the cysS gene encoding cysteine--tRNA ligase produces the protein MPLYETQTLKIYNSLSGEKETFKPIHEGNVGMYVCGPTVYSNVHLGNVRTFMSFDVIFRYFLHLDYKTRYVRNITDVGHIVDDVDEGEDKIAKKARLEQLEPMEVVQRYTVDFHEILNAFNFLPPSIEPTATGHIIEQIEIIKTIIDKGIGYEANGSVYFDVVKFNKTNHYGRLSGRNIEDMLANTRDLDGQSDKRNPQDFALWKKAEPQHIMRWPSPWSDGFPGWHLECTAMSTKYLGNHFDIHGGGMDLKFPHHECEIAQNEACTGQTPVNYWMHANMLTLNGKKMAKSTGNNILPREILTGDNTILSKAFSASVARFFMLQAHYRSILDFSDDAIVAAEKGYKRLMEAMNLLKQITVNTKSTIDVQAWQQSCYDAMNDDFNTPILIAQLFEGVKYINLLNDGKEALSAADLQLFTKAMNAFIFDVLGLEDEKESDSNNDKLEGTVNMLIEMRKQARDNKNFALSDQIRDQLITLGIQLKDGKEGTTFSVQ, from the coding sequence ATGCCTTTATACGAAACGCAAACACTCAAAATATATAATTCTCTTTCGGGAGAAAAAGAAACATTTAAACCAATCCACGAAGGAAATGTTGGGATGTATGTTTGCGGACCTACGGTGTACAGCAATGTGCATCTTGGTAATGTGCGTACTTTCATGTCTTTTGATGTGATTTTTAGGTATTTTTTGCATTTGGATTACAAAACTCGTTATGTTCGTAACATCACAGATGTTGGACATATCGTGGATGATGTGGATGAAGGCGAGGACAAAATTGCTAAAAAAGCGCGTTTAGAGCAGCTAGAACCTATGGAAGTCGTGCAGCGTTATACTGTAGATTTTCATGAAATTTTAAATGCTTTTAACTTTTTGCCACCAAGTATAGAACCTACCGCAACAGGTCATATTATTGAACAAATCGAAATTATCAAAACTATTATTGATAAAGGAATAGGATATGAAGCTAACGGGTCAGTATATTTTGATGTTGTAAAATTCAACAAAACGAATCATTATGGTCGTTTAAGTGGTCGAAACATTGAGGATATGCTTGCTAATACACGTGATCTTGATGGTCAAAGTGATAAGAGAAATCCACAAGATTTTGCGCTTTGGAAAAAAGCAGAACCACAACATATCATGCGCTGGCCTTCACCTTGGAGTGATGGATTTCCGGGTTGGCACTTAGAATGTACAGCAATGAGTACTAAATATCTAGGCAATCATTTTGATATTCACGGTGGCGGAATGGATTTGAAATTCCCACATCATGAATGCGAAATTGCTCAAAATGAAGCTTGCACCGGACAAACTCCTGTAAATTACTGGATGCATGCCAATATGCTTACCTTAAATGGTAAAAAAATGGCTAAATCTACTGGAAATAATATTTTACCAAGAGAAATATTAACTGGAGACAATACTATTTTGAGTAAAGCTTTTTCAGCATCGGTAGCGAGATTTTTTATGCTGCAAGCGCATTACAGAAGTATTCTCGACTTTTCTGATGATGCAATTGTTGCAGCAGAAAAAGGATACAAGCGATTGATGGAAGCGATGAATTTACTTAAACAAATTACAGTAAATACTAAAAGTACTATTGATGTTCAAGCATGGCAACAATCATGTTATGATGCTATGAATGATGATTTTAACACGCCAATCTTGATTGCGCAGTTATTTGAAGGAGTTAAATATATCAACTTACTAAATGATGGTAAAGAAGCTCTTAGTGCAGCAGATTTACAATTGTTTACTAAAGCCATGAATGCTTTTATCTTTGATGTTCTAGGATTAGAGGATGAAAAAGAGTCCGACAGCAATAATGACAAATTAGAAGGTACAGTAAATATGCTTATCGAAATGAGAAAGCAAGCAAGAGACAATAAGAATTTTGCCCTGTCAGATCAAATTAGAGACCAACTAATTACTTTAGGAATTCAGTTGAAAGATGGGAAAGAAGGC